A genomic stretch from Kribbella jejuensis includes:
- a CDS encoding helix-turn-helix domain-containing protein, which translates to MSLEKDPRRSRLLDDPLAIRAMAHPVRLDLQSLLGREGPMTAADAARRLGISQALASHHLRQLAKYDFVEPAPGKDNRERPWRLVSTSQSWEDALKTPDGAAAAEVLEQLMAERALDALAKWQQLRPDADPVWRDNSGIGQTGIYLTGAELAEIVGQINDLLQRWVDERPIDDKSTRPPGSKYVSFTQIVTIAAED; encoded by the coding sequence ATGTCTTTGGAGAAGGACCCGCGCCGGTCGCGGCTGCTCGACGATCCGCTGGCCATCCGCGCGATGGCACACCCGGTACGGCTGGACCTGCAGTCGCTGCTCGGACGCGAGGGCCCGATGACCGCGGCGGACGCGGCCCGCCGGCTCGGGATCAGCCAGGCGCTGGCGTCGCACCACCTGCGGCAGCTGGCGAAGTACGACTTCGTCGAGCCGGCGCCTGGCAAGGACAACCGCGAGCGGCCGTGGCGGCTGGTGTCGACCTCGCAGTCCTGGGAGGACGCGCTCAAGACGCCCGACGGCGCCGCGGCGGCCGAGGTACTCGAGCAACTGATGGCCGAGCGGGCCCTGGACGCGCTGGCGAAATGGCAGCAGCTGCGCCCGGACGCCGATCCGGTCTGGCGGGACAACTCGGGCATCGGCCAGACCGGCATCTACCTGACCGGTGCGGAGCTCGCCGAGATCGTTGGCCAGATCAACGACCTACTCCAGCGCTGGGTCGACGAGCGCCCGATCGACGACAAGTCCACCCGCCCGCCCGGCAGCAAGTACGTGTCGTTCACGCAGATCGTCACGATCGCCGCGGAGGACTAG